One window from the genome of Plasmodium reichenowi strain SY57 chromosome 8, whole genome shotgun sequence encodes:
- a CDS encoding hypothetical protein (conserved Plasmodium protein, unknown function) — protein sequence KVYTLIKKIIKKKYIFIYNKTKILTEKKHHSIIIIVNKFKIKENNLLLFLNKTKLNKYIPKVENNTDIQNNTILNKDNLYILCIEYNKYISWIQKMCYLYFLIQIMRKNKMEQNKKGLNNYISIQKRQKEKKNKINNNNNNNNNNNLIVNIYNKSSNVHVNIYVNVNIKKYMVFYKICIFMLTCIIETIYIKNKYITYIYNIKKENITNCVLYKSIIYNNCNKEIQKKKKKKIYINIIKDNKINHMIIQNKNIIIVNKIYTNIYIIKYNNISKKIYIIIIVKNIFFTKIIFINIYYICYKNYYYIYIISINRNYLDRMNKSLKDNHKFRCYQDRYIKYDIKNINKKKKKKHIYLYIIYLYYYIINHLRFFLYNQDIIKYKHTYIIITNKIHRLLNKVIFYKRGFINFFFSLCIQNKKNKKKKKMNIFSIRKFDYIHDDLYKKISYMNYKILIKRNNKKITNIKNICSYKKKLTYKILYIKQIKKKQKCVKKINTNERNKQKNTIQKKIITKIFSAKKKNIYNHIYTPNIQSTCRQNNITNNVKKKLEQIKNIIYIFITRTNLQHIQKCICYNIMKYNKLGTKKQNEEEKEKEKERKKKRKRKKKRKKKKKRKRKEKIMINKNIDRNIYQNVYQNLYQNVYQNLYQNVYQDVYQNVYQNVYQDVYQNVYQNVYQNVYQDVCQNIYQYVYQDVCQYACQNIKKIKKHINKVINKTIKKRIKKIINKSIHNQFNKRIKKIVNKIINNITNKTINKTVHKNINNILHKNIKNKIINNITNKTINKTVHKNINNNILYKHINNRNNQIINNHVNKTTNKIINQNIIKETTTKITNPTTYEHIKHDICIIKKLLKKIMKKMKKKKSKCNKCNKYHIKNKNVIKPKVHKTNPPTDNLINTHSRYEKIPKMNQTYNNLNIFININNALNKNLINTPNLQKTKLREKEYTKNIIEKKKNKNNYKCKNEILNIADKRKKKKKKIFNHIITKSNLKEKKNQKNIYQNKLPVEKLSIIKNKYTKDIIVNKYNIQQGEQLYNTLKRILFNKNFNNNNNNNNNNNFKILKKTNEDETNRITIIDKQKRKNKLHFKIEKYNKMIKYRCQHNLFLRINKKHTIIRNKKLNFSSLKKKHSNNIQNIQSHNMKVKENKKRIKNIFLKEYKKYIKKINKNKKNSKNDLSKLKHLKIFKKKEKFNNIIKDILTHEKNIKKKIKEILNKEIVHKMVHNRIKKNNNEKKKINKYIYPNLHNHHIHTNCYDQNINLINNNNNNNNMCVTQKHNYQNNHPNKHIHTNEKINKFRNTKRVTLNPNLAKKRAFFNATEKKIYINDDVTEDFLAHVDDYASTIIVEGKEKKYKFDHLSRDADDISNFFSLS from the coding sequence GGAAAGTATATACactaataaaaaaaataataaaaaaaaaatatatttttatatataataaaacaaaaatattaacagaaaaaaaacatcattccattattataatagtaaataaatttaaaattaaggaaaataacttattattatttttaaacaaaacaaagttaaataaatatatacctAAGGTAGAGAATAATACAgatattcaaaataatactattttaaataaagacaatttatatattttatgtatagaatataataaatacatttcttggatacaaaaaatgtgctacttatattttctaattCAAATAATGAGGAAGAACAAAATGGAACAGAATAAGAAAggtttaaataattatattagtatacaaaaaagacaaaaggaaaaaaaaaataaaataaataataataataataataataataataataatttaattgtcaatatatataataaatctTCAAATGTACATGtcaatatatatgtcaatgtaaatataaaaaaatatatggttttttataaaatatgcATATTTATGCTCACATGTATAATAgaaacaatatatataaaaaataaatacattacatatatatacaatataaaaaaagaaaatatcACAAATTGTGTTCTATATAAatctataatatataataattgtaacaaagaaattcaaaaaaaaaaaaaaaaaaaaatttatatcaatataataaaagacAATAAGATAAATCATATGataattcaaaataaaaatattatcatagtcaataaaatatatactaatatatacataatcaaatacaataatataagcaaaaaaatatatattattatcattgtaaaaaatatattctttacgaaaattatattcattaatatatattatatatgttataaaaattattattatatatatattataagtaTAAATAGGAACTACTTAGACAGAATGAATAAATCACTTAAAGACAATCATAAATTTAGGTGTTATCAAGATAGGtacataaaatatgatattaaaaatataaataaaaaaaaaaaaaaaaaacatatatatctatatattatatatttatattattatataataaatcatctacgtttctttttatataatcaagatataataaaatataaacatacatatattataataacaaataaaattcaTAGACTTCTGAATAAAGttattttctataaaagaggatttataaatttttttttttctctatgtattcaaaataaaaaaaataaaaaaaaaaaaaaaatgaatatattcAGCATTAGGAAATTTGATTATATACATgatgatttatataaaaaaattagttatatgaattataaaatattaataaaaagaaataacaaaaaaataacaaacataaaaaatatttgttcatataagaaaaagttaacttataaaatattatacataaaacaaataaagaaaaagcaaaaatgtgtcaaaaaaataaatacaaatgaaaggaacaaacaaaaaaacactattcaaaaaaaaataataacaaaaatttttagtgcaaaaaaaaaaaatatatataaccaTATATACACACCAAATATACAATCTACTTGTAgacaaaataatataaccaataatgtaaaaaaaaagttggaacaaataaaaaatatcatttacatttttattacaagAACAAATCTTCAACATATTCaaaaatgtatatgttataatattatgaaatataataaattaggaacaaaaaaacaaaacgaagaagaaaaagaaaaagaaaaagaaagaaaaaaaaaaagaaaaagaaaaaaaaaaagaaaaaagaaaaaaaaaagaaaaagaaaagagaaaataatgataaacaaaaatatagacagaaatatatatcaaaatgTATATCAAAATCTATATCAAAATGTATATCAAAATCTATATCAAAATGTATATCAAGATGTATATCAAAATGTATATCAAAATGTATATCAAGATGTATATCAAAATGTATATCAAAATGTATATCAAAATGTTTATCAAGATGTGTgtcaaaatatatatcaatatgTTTATCAAGATGTTTGTCAATATGCTTGtcaaaatattaaaaagatcAAAAAGCACATCAATAAAGTTATAAATAAgacaataaaaaaaaggattaaaaaaataataaataaaagtataCATAACCAGTTcaataaaagaattaaaaagatcgtcaacaaaataataaacaatataacaaataagacaataaataaaactgtacataaaaatataaataatatattacataaaaacataaagaacaaaattataaacaatataacaaataagacaataaataaaactgtacataaaaatataaataataatatattatataaacatataaacaATAGAAACAACCAAATCATAAATAATCATGTGAATAAAACaacaaacaaaataatcaatcaaaatataataaaagaaacAACAACAAAAATAACAAACCCTACAACATATGAACACATAAAACATgatatttgtataataaaaaaactattaaaaaaaattatgaaaaaaatgaaaaaaaagaaaagcaaatgtaataaatgtaataaatatcatataaaaaacaaaaatgtaataaaacCAAAGGTACATAAAACAAATCCACCAACGGACAACTTAATAAATACACATTCGagatatgaaaaaatacCAAAAATGAATCAgacatataataatttaaatatattcataaatataaataatgcTCTAAATAAAAATCTAATAAATACTCCTAATCTtcaaaaaacaaaattaagagaaaaggaatatacaaaaaatatcatagaaaaaaaaaaaaataagaacaattataaatgtaaaaacgaaatattaaatattgcagacaaaagaaaaaaaaaaaagaaaaaaattttcaatcatataataacaaaatcaaacttaaaagaaaagaaaaatcaaaaaaatatatatcaaaacAAACTTCCTGTTGAAAAATTAAGTATaatcaaaaataaatacacaAAGGATATAATTgtaaacaaatataatatacaacAAGGCGaacaattatataataccTTAAAAAGGATTCTTTTCaacaaaaattttaataataataataataataataataataataattttaaaatattgaaaaaaacaaatgaGGACGAAACTAACAGAATCACAATTATAGATAAGcagaaaagaaaaaacaaactTCACTTcaaaatagaaaaatataacaaaatgataaaatatagatGTCAGCacaatttatttttaagaataaataagaaacatacgataataagaaataaaaaattaaatttttcatccttaaaaaaaaaacatagcaataatatacaaaacATACAAAGTCATAATATGAAGGTAAAagagaataaaaaaagaataaaaaatatatttctcaaggaatataagaaatatatcaaaaaaataaataaaaataaaaagaattcCAAAAATGATCTATCCAAATTAAAGCACCTAAAaatctttaaaaaaaaggaaaaattcaataatataattaagGATATCTTAAcacatgaaaaaaatattaaaaaaaaaataaaagaaatattaaacaAAGAGATTGTACATAAAATGGTACATAATcgtataaaaaaaaataataatgaaaaaaaaaagattaataaatatatatatcctaATTTACACAATCATCATATACACACAAATTGTTATGACCAAAACATAAATCttataaataacaataataataataataacatgtGTGTAACACAAAAACACAACTATCAAAATAACCATCCAAACAAACACATACATACAAAcgaaaaaattaataaatttagGAATACTAAAAGAGTTACACTAAATCCTAATTTGGCAAAAAAAAGAGCATTTTTTAATGCTAccgaaaaaaaaatatatattaatgacGATGTAACCGAGGATTTCTTAGCTCATGTTGATGACTATGCAAGTACAATAATAGTTGAgggaaaagaaaaaaaatataaatttgaTCATTTATCTAGAGATGCAGATGATATATCCAATTTTTTTAGTTTATcttaa
- a CDS encoding cytoadherence linked asexual protein 8: ELHNRVLDLKFEPPKINEWNKVLKRIIESAYEMYFEQRHVKSLFKYHNIYNINNKIMLMRDAYDIFRKNVDDILFFADIINMRKYLTATPLVKKGLNRTFYVIHSILGNSVNFYKYGIIYGFKVHKEILKEVVDELFSIYNFNTDIFTDTSFLQTVYLLFRKIEDTYKTQRRNDRMSINNIFFMNVANNYSKLNMEQRELEVHNSMASRFYSKTMFSAFQMLFSTMLSNEANHLDKVYGKSGKIGLVTSVSAYLTFAYVYNGSIMDNITNSLLPPYAKKPITQLKYGRTFIFSNYFMLASKMYEMLNYKNLSLLCEYQAVVSANYYSSKKVDQFLGRKFFPLTTTFLTLRIGSTIGHFKKNEWYKLLGCWGDDPPAFLYFHFFLNLYFDSGKYFPGGFSTSLREQTEHVKNKGFPQKPSVHGFTQIVFLQLTNIVMYALCFMDLSQLYAYFENVNFYIISNFRFLERYFNIFNKYFVELFRRKLKQYTSDVLLKYEYETYINIRKRGYLDEAVEARIAAQNNIKEYFYNNDENVMINLRRYAMENMHKINLSTYVDDYIYFDDCGKNEEFLNDRCDMCPVYEESDEDDQKALSSKSKTITQIKSKTITYIDYKKFHEEVSTEISEEENSDDDMDLTDNALMIKKIPQDE, encoded by the exons AGAATTACATAATCGAGTATTAGATCTGAAATTCGAACCAccaaaaataaatgaatgGAATAAAgttttaaaaagaataattgAATCTGCGTATGAAATGTATTTTGAACAAAGGCATGTTAAAagtttatttaaatatcataatatttataatataaataataaaataatgcTAATGAGAGATGcatatgatatatttagaAAGAATGTTGAcgatattttattttttgctgatataattaatatgagaaaatatttaacaGCAACACCTTTAGTTAAAAAGGGTTTGAATAGAACATTTTATGTTATTCATAGTATTTTAGGAAATTCtgtaaatttttataaatatggtATTATATATGGTTTTAAAGTACATAAAGAAATTTTGAAAGAAGTGGTAGATGAGCTCTTTTcaatttataattttaatacaGACATATTTACGGATACATCCTTCTTGCAAACAGTTTATTTACTCTTTAGAAAAATAGAAGACACTTACAAGACTCAAAGGAGAAACGATAGAATg agtataaataacatattttttatgaatgTTGCAAATAATTATTCTAAGTTAAATATGGAACAAAGGGAATTAGAAGTACACAATTCTATGGCCTCCAGATTTTATTCAAAAACAATGTTTTCCGCCTTTCAAATGTTATTTTCTACAATGTTGAGTAATGAAGCAAATCATCTTGATAAGGTTTATGGAAAAAGTGGTAAAATAGGTTTAGTAACAAGTGTCTCTGCATATCTTACTTTTGcttatgtatataatgGAAGTATTATGGATAATATAACTAACAGTTTATTACCACCATATGCTAAAAAACCAATAACTCAATTAAAATATGGAAGAAcgtttattttttcaaattattttatgttaGCTTCTAAAATGTACGAAATGctaaattataaaaatttaagtCTTTTGTGTGAATATCAAGCTGTAGTAAGTGCAAATTATTACTCTTCTAAAAAGGTAGACCAATTCCTTGGTAGAAAATTTTTTCCTCTTACTACAACCTTCCTGACTTTAAGAATAGGTAGTACAATAGGccattttaaaaaaaacgAATGGTATAAATTATTGGGTTGTTGGGGTGACGACCCTCCAgcatttttatattttcatttttttcttaatttatattttgattcTGGAAAATATTTTCCTGGAGGTTTTTCGACTTCTTTAAGAGAACAAACAGAACACGTAAAAAACAAGGGTTTTCCTCAAAAACCATCGGTTCATGGTTTTACACAGATCGTGTTTTTGCAGCTTACTAATATAGTCATGTATGCCCTTTGTTTTATGGACCTTTCACAATTATATGCTTATTTCGAAAACGtgaatttttatattataagcAATTTTCGTTTCCTTGAGagatattttaatatatttaataaatactTTGTAGAGCTTTTCAGAAGAAAACTTAAACAGTATACAAGTGATGTACTTCTAAAATACGAGTATGAAacttatataaatataagaaaacGTGGTTATCTTGATGAGGCAGTGGAAGCTAGAATTGCTGctcaaaataatataaaggaatatttttataataatgatgaaaatgtGATGATTAATTTAAGAAGATATGCTATGGAAAATATGCATAAAATTAATCTGTCGACATATGTAGATGactatatttattttgatgATTGTGGTAAAAATGAGGAATTTCTAAATGATAGATGTGATATGTGTCCTGTTTATGAGGAATCCGATGAAGATGATCAAAAGGCTTTATCGTCAAAAAGTAAGACTATAACacaaataaaaagtaaaacaatcacatatattgattataaaaaatttcatGAAGAAGTTTCAACAGAAATATCGGAAGAAGAAAATAGTGATGATGATATGGATTTAACTGACAACGCATTGatgattaaaaaaatacctcaagatgaataa